A genomic stretch from Chryseobacterium sp. SNU WT5 includes:
- a CDS encoding tetratricopeptide repeat protein: MNSKKILIATAIFYFGLSEAQQSQYFSDRENYRFNLAENLYQNKIYNASQFEYARQYFYNENLSNSKKEAAQFFDNVIGVILRKNHAEQGLDAFIKEYPNSAYFAQANLPLADFYLAQKDFDKALETLKNVNQYQLSREENTQYIMKLGYAKFMTGDSQGAIEALEEAYKTSEGSDKNDIAYMLGHLYYADGQNDQAFTFFDQIKDNEKYARVVKPYYVQLYFNDKDYDKAILEGNSLLNENISADYKAEVHKMIGESYFMKGDYSSAYPHLKIYLESKGKPSESDLYEMGFVSAHLKKYDEAVSYYNQLLNSNSATSQNAYYQLGNAYLEVGKKQEALSAFRSAYQMTYDPKVQQLAHLQYAKLSYELGNPFESASNVIQSYISKYPNSPDTKEMKSLLVKSYLYSGDYKGTLAAIDKMPNSTPETDKVDQEVSYLIGTEEFNKGNLDAAEKYFLRSLEFNINKEFNSRALYWLAQTYYQKSNYPSAIVRFEKLQTENFPEKQQLNYDLGYAYFKSKKFDKAKEYFKAYLNNPKPEFKNDAELRLADTYYANNDLNEAIAIYDKSESADDYTMFQKAMALGFKGDTVAKIAELKKLQTQYKNSEYFDDAQYEIGTAYAANDDFKNSNDYFTQVIKTSTDKDLVANAQIYRAQNYIDQNEDSKALSELKSLGNQYKNTAFASKIVQAARPIFIKNNDVAGYQNFAQSLGVRIDASEIDEINLNRAKTFYANKDYKNAIPLFEKYLTQNPTGEGLYQAQYELGESYFQTSNSTKALLVLQEVANVQNDYQEDAQTRIAQIFIAQNNSNEAKKYLVSLSNSTNVNVKNFANFELMKIYADEKDFRKAEMLADLVLQNPKNSASVNELAKVIKARSLMNNGKDNEAKTAYTALEKSSNTEVAAEALYAKAFYQNKGKAFKSSNETIFKLANNYASEEYWGAKSLVLMVRNYIGLKDNYQASYTADQIIANYGDFPEIVAEAKDLKKQIKK; encoded by the coding sequence ATGAATTCAAAGAAAATCTTAATAGCCACGGCCATCTTCTATTTCGGCTTATCCGAGGCACAACAATCTCAATACTTTAGCGACCGCGAAAATTACCGTTTCAATCTCGCAGAAAACCTATACCAAAATAAAATTTATAACGCTTCTCAGTTTGAATATGCACGACAGTATTTCTACAATGAGAATCTCTCCAATTCAAAGAAAGAAGCGGCTCAGTTTTTTGATAATGTCATTGGTGTTATTTTAAGAAAGAATCATGCAGAGCAAGGGTTAGATGCTTTTATTAAAGAGTATCCGAACTCGGCTTATTTTGCGCAGGCGAACTTACCATTGGCAGATTTTTATTTGGCTCAAAAGGATTTTGATAAAGCCCTGGAAACGTTGAAAAACGTAAATCAATATCAACTTTCAAGAGAAGAAAATACACAGTATATCATGAAACTCGGTTATGCGAAATTCATGACCGGCGATTCTCAAGGGGCGATCGAAGCTTTAGAAGAAGCGTACAAAACAAGCGAAGGTTCCGACAAAAACGATATCGCTTATATGTTGGGTCATCTGTATTATGCAGACGGACAAAATGATCAGGCATTTACCTTTTTTGATCAGATCAAAGATAACGAGAAATACGCACGCGTTGTAAAACCTTATTACGTGCAGTTATATTTCAACGACAAAGATTACGATAAAGCAATTTTAGAAGGAAATTCATTGCTTAACGAAAATATTTCAGCAGATTATAAAGCCGAAGTTCATAAAATGATCGGTGAAAGTTATTTTATGAAAGGCGATTACAGTTCTGCTTATCCACACTTAAAAATTTATCTGGAAAGCAAAGGAAAACCATCTGAAAGTGATCTGTATGAAATGGGATTTGTTTCAGCACATCTTAAAAAATATGATGAAGCCGTTTCTTATTATAATCAGTTATTGAACAGCAATTCGGCGACTTCTCAAAACGCATATTACCAGTTGGGAAATGCTTATTTAGAAGTTGGTAAAAAACAGGAAGCACTTTCTGCGTTCCGGTCGGCGTATCAAATGACTTACGATCCGAAAGTTCAGCAACTCGCACATTTGCAATATGCTAAACTGAGTTATGAACTCGGGAATCCATTTGAATCCGCATCAAATGTCATTCAAAGTTATATTTCAAAATATCCAAACAGTCCGGATACGAAAGAAATGAAATCACTTTTGGTGAAATCTTATCTGTATTCCGGTGATTACAAAGGAACTTTGGCAGCCATCGACAAAATGCCAAATTCAACACCAGAAACGGATAAAGTAGATCAGGAAGTTTCTTACTTAATTGGAACAGAAGAATTCAACAAAGGAAATTTAGACGCTGCTGAAAAATATTTCTTAAGAAGTTTAGAATTTAATATCAATAAGGAATTTAATTCCAGAGCCTTGTATTGGTTGGCGCAAACTTATTATCAGAAATCAAATTATCCTTCTGCGATCGTTCGTTTCGAAAAACTGCAGACCGAAAACTTTCCGGAAAAACAGCAGCTGAATTATGATCTGGGTTACGCGTACTTTAAATCAAAGAAATTTGACAAAGCTAAAGAATATTTCAAGGCATATTTAAATAATCCAAAACCGGAATTTAAAAATGATGCAGAACTACGGTTGGCAGATACCTATTATGCGAATAATGATCTGAATGAAGCGATCGCTATTTATGATAAATCGGAAAGTGCTGATGATTACACGATGTTCCAGAAAGCGATGGCTTTAGGATTTAAAGGGGATACTGTTGCAAAGATCGCAGAACTGAAGAAGTTGCAAACCCAGTATAAAAACTCAGAATATTTTGACGATGCTCAATATGAGATCGGAACGGCATATGCGGCAAATGATGACTTCAAAAACTCGAACGATTATTTTACACAGGTTATTAAAACCAGTACTGATAAAGATTTGGTAGCGAATGCTCAAATTTATCGTGCTCAGAATTATATCGATCAAAACGAAGATTCCAAAGCCTTATCTGAATTAAAGTCCCTTGGAAATCAGTATAAAAATACGGCTTTTGCCAGTAAAATTGTTCAGGCAGCAAGACCGATCTTTATTAAAAATAATGATGTTGCCGGTTATCAGAATTTTGCCCAAAGTTTAGGCGTTCGGATCGATGCTTCAGAAATTGACGAAATTAATCTGAATCGTGCGAAAACGTTCTACGCCAATAAAGACTACAAAAATGCAATTCCTTTATTTGAAAAATATCTAACGCAGAATCCAACGGGCGAAGGTTTATATCAGGCGCAATATGAATTGGGTGAAAGTTATTTCCAAACGAGTAACTCCACGAAAGCGTTGTTGGTTTTACAGGAAGTTGCAAATGTACAGAATGATTATCAGGAAGATGCGCAAACCAGAATTGCACAGATTTTTATCGCACAGAATAATAGTAATGAGGCGAAGAAATATTTAGTGTCGCTTTCTAATTCGACTAACGTAAATGTGAAAAATTTCGCCAATTTTGAATTAATGAAGATTTATGCGGACGAAAAAGATTTCAGAAAAGCAGAAATGCTGGCTGATTTGGTTTTGCAAAACCCTAAAAATTCAGCTTCGGTGAACGAATTAGCCAAAGTAATTAAAGCCAGAAGTCTGATGAATAATGGAAAAGATAACGAGGCAAAAACGGCGTACACTGCTTTAGAAAAATCTTCTAATACCGAGGTTGCCGCAGAAGCTTTATACGCAAAAGCGTTTTATCAAAACAAAGGAAAAGCTTTTAAATCCTCCAATGAAACTATTTTCAAACTGGCCAATAATTATGCTTCTGAAGAATATTGGGGCGCAAAATCTTTGGTTTTAATGGTTAGGAATTATATCGGTTTGAAAGATAATTACCAGGCGAGTTATACCGCGGATCAGATCATCGCCAATTACGGTGATTTCCCGGAAATTGTTGCAGAAGCCAAAGATTTAAAAAAGCAAATTAAGAAATAG
- a CDS encoding TonB-dependent receptor, with amino-acid sequence MNKRIQHIFFIGLLFSSTAVFSQIKEEKLILDRKREPEVKKIEKKKTSIEAEKNYPPEEKSANPPTYDITNVPASSDFKTSLIQGEDISPKFDAEYQNNYFQLGMGNYGKILADGNISTKLENGLEVGGDVHFLSTTGLRKVYDWNSKQNSGNVGVYLNSYGEKGKLSVNADYGLKDYHYYGIYAFTPSSNNIDLKQKTNRIKINGYYDFYSNDILNDVRLKSSFLSDHFNAKENQAEVMLNLSKHGVELPAFDDVNFNADLGVNVETVKTDFELLNKNSSQFLNATLVPKMTFFKGKSYLMIGSDFSFLNAKNSNLILAEQVKNSKTYWFPKAELQFAAADEFKFYAGITGGLKLNTYANLLEQNPYLVSDQELRATETKYKFYFGLRGDIDQNIKYDFSAGFGKMNDILFFKANGLFNDVVDYNRLAYDYANTFSSVYDNGTVSEAKASVQYFPLANLALDAELNFEKYNLDNNENIFNKPLVRASIGGKYTMLDKKLSLGAKAIFATDQTTNSFEVNNDGINPNIFISSENRNDKVGGFADLNLSVEYKVHKNFSIFALGNNLLNTKYQTYKGYKVLGAQILGGVKISF; translated from the coding sequence ATGAACAAAAGAATTCAGCATATATTTTTCATCGGATTATTATTTTCCTCAACTGCAGTTTTTTCCCAGATCAAGGAAGAAAAATTGATTTTAGACCGAAAGCGGGAACCGGAAGTGAAGAAGATCGAGAAAAAGAAAACTTCCATTGAAGCAGAAAAAAATTATCCACCTGAAGAAAAATCTGCAAATCCACCAACTTATGATATCACGAACGTTCCGGCATCGTCAGATTTTAAAACGTCGTTGATTCAGGGTGAAGATATTTCGCCCAAATTTGATGCGGAATATCAAAATAACTATTTCCAACTCGGAATGGGGAATTACGGAAAAATTCTGGCAGACGGGAATATTTCAACCAAGTTAGAAAACGGACTGGAAGTAGGCGGAGATGTTCATTTCCTTTCTACGACTGGTTTAAGAAAAGTGTATGACTGGAATTCCAAACAAAATTCGGGGAATGTTGGCGTGTATCTTAATTCTTATGGTGAGAAAGGGAAATTGAGCGTGAATGCTGATTATGGTTTAAAAGATTATCATTATTACGGAATTTATGCTTTTACCCCTTCTTCAAATAATATCGATTTAAAGCAGAAAACGAATCGTATTAAGATTAACGGTTATTATGATTTTTACTCCAATGATATTCTAAATGATGTTCGCCTGAAATCGTCCTTTCTAAGCGATCATTTTAATGCAAAGGAAAATCAGGCAGAAGTGATGTTGAATTTATCTAAGCATGGAGTAGAATTACCGGCTTTTGATGATGTTAATTTTAATGCTGATTTGGGCGTGAATGTAGAAACCGTGAAAACGGATTTTGAATTACTTAACAAAAATTCGTCTCAGTTCCTGAATGCGACTTTAGTGCCGAAAATGACTTTCTTTAAAGGAAAATCTTATTTAATGATCGGTTCGGACTTTTCGTTTTTAAATGCGAAGAATTCAAATTTAATTTTGGCTGAACAGGTGAAAAATAGTAAAACCTACTGGTTTCCAAAAGCGGAATTACAGTTTGCAGCAGCCGATGAATTCAAGTTTTACGCAGGAATTACAGGGGGGTTAAAACTAAATACCTACGCTAATTTACTGGAGCAGAATCCTTATTTGGTTTCTGATCAGGAACTGCGTGCGACAGAAACCAAGTATAAATTCTACTTTGGTTTGCGTGGAGATATTGATCAAAATATCAAATATGATTTCAGTGCAGGATTCGGGAAAATGAACGATATTCTGTTCTTTAAAGCGAACGGATTATTTAATGATGTAGTTGATTATAACCGCCTCGCGTATGATTATGCCAATACATTCTCTTCTGTTTATGACAATGGAACAGTGAGTGAGGCAAAAGCCAGTGTGCAGTATTTCCCTTTGGCAAACCTGGCTTTGGATGCTGAGTTGAATTTTGAAAAATACAATTTGGATAATAATGAGAATATTTTCAACAAACCTTTGGTGAGAGCCAGTATTGGAGGAAAATATACAATGTTGGATAAAAAGTTAAGTTTAGGAGCAAAAGCAATTTTTGCGACGGATCAAACTACGAATTCATTTGAAGTGAATAATGATGGCATTAATCCTAACATATTTATCTCTTCAGAGAACAGAAATGACAAAGTTGGCGGATTTGCTGATTTAAATTTGTCTGTAGAGTACAAAGTTCACAAAAATTTCAGTATTTTCGCACTCGGAAACAATTTACTCAACACCAAGTATCAAACTTACAAAGGTTATAAAGTTTTGGGAGCACAGATTTTGGGAGGAGTGAAGATTTCTTTTTAG
- a CDS encoding organic hydroperoxide resistance protein produces the protein MKTLYTTSVTAKGGRDGHVESENGILELDVKTPKALGGANDDFANPEMLFAAGYSACFDSALNLMIKKSKMETGETTVKAKVSIGQIENGGFGLAVELDVNVPGVSLRDAQKLTEQAHQVCPYSNATRNNIEVKLSVTNN, from the coding sequence ATGAAAACATTATATACAACAAGCGTCACCGCAAAAGGTGGCCGCGACGGACATGTTGAAAGTGAAAACGGAATTTTGGAATTGGATGTAAAAACACCAAAAGCTCTGGGTGGGGCAAATGATGATTTCGCCAATCCTGAAATGCTTTTTGCAGCAGGATATTCAGCATGTTTTGACAGTGCTTTAAACCTTATGATCAAGAAATCAAAGATGGAAACTGGCGAAACTACCGTGAAAGCAAAAGTAAGCATTGGTCAAATTGAAAACGGCGGTTTTGGCTTGGCGGTTGAATTAGATGTAAATGTGCCAGGCGTTTCCTTAAGAGACGCTCAGAAGCTGACAGAACAAGCTCATCAGGTTTGTCCTTACTCCAACGCCACCCGAAATAATATTGAGGTTAAACTTTCTGTGACCAATAATTAA
- a CDS encoding MarR family winged helix-turn-helix transcriptional regulator, translated as MKNLDTPKLGDQLCFPFYLIAKEITGMYRPFLEELDITYSQYLVMMVLWEYERLTVNQIGEKLYLDSGTLTPLLKRLEAKSYIIRHRKKEDERVVEVFLTEEGNQLQKKACIIPGKMQEKLNLSEADILEMKVTINKLMQIIEK; from the coding sequence ATGAAAAATTTAGACACCCCAAAATTAGGAGATCAATTATGTTTTCCATTTTATTTGATCGCCAAAGAAATTACGGGGATGTACCGCCCTTTCCTTGAGGAATTAGATATCACCTACTCTCAGTATTTGGTCATGATGGTACTTTGGGAATATGAAAGATTGACAGTGAATCAAATCGGTGAAAAGCTCTATCTGGATAGCGGAACTTTAACACCTTTATTAAAAAGACTCGAAGCAAAATCCTATATCATCAGACATCGAAAGAAAGAAGATGAACGTGTAGTAGAAGTTTTTCTTACGGAGGAAGGAAATCAACTTCAGAAAAAAGCCTGTATAATCCCAGGAAAAATGCAGGAAAAACTCAATTTATCAGAAGCTGATATCCTGGAAATGAAAGTAACAATTAATAAGTTAATGCAAATAATAGAAAAATAA